The sequence below is a genomic window from Streptococcus pantholopis.
GTATAATAGTCTTGCATCTCAGAGTCCTTCTAATTGTTTTTGTGGTGATTACAATTATATCTCTCTGAGATGTTTTTTGATACACTCAACTGACTAACTTCATTTTAGAACTTTCAATTCATTAAAAAATAGTGATTAAATACAGAAAAATAAAAAAAGTCTTGACAACGCTTTCACATTGGTGTAGTATAAGAGTATAACTAAATAAGGATTGTAACTCTTCGTTGAGGCATTACCGCAAAACATTTCAGTAAAGGGGTGTGGTGTGTCTTCGGAGAGTTTTTTTTGCAGTCCGGGAGAAAGTCCCGCAGTTAAAAAGAGGTTGAAGGTAGACAGAAAATGAAGGTTATTAAAAAGATTAATAACAATGTTGCTGCATGTGTAGATGATAATGGTAAAGATTTAATTGCTTTTGGGCGCGGAATCGGCTTTCCCAGAACACCGTATCAGTTAAATGATTTATCAAAGATTGATATGACATTTTATAAGCTGGATCCGCACTTCCAGATACTATTAGATGAAATTCCTGAAGATTTAATGCTGCTCAGTGTAGAAATTGTTCAAAAAGCTCAGAAGAAACTAGCTGGCAGGCTCAGCCCGACTCTGGTTTTCAGTCTGGCCGATCATATTCAGTTTGCGGTTAAGCGTCTGAAGGAGTTCAAGGAAATGAAAATTCTTTTTTCACAAGATATTGCTCAGCTCTATCCTAAAGAGACCAAGCTGGCAGAAGAAGCCTTAAGTATCATTAATGCTTCACTGAATCTTACCCTCCCTCACAGCGAAGTTACCAATATTGCTATGCACTTTATCAACAGCCGGACAGATGTCACGATTGACGAGGAAGCGCAGGCTGTTGAGGAACGGATTGAAATCATAACTCAGCTTATTGAACAGCAGCTAAACATTGTGATTGACCGTGATGAATTTAATTACCAGCGTTTTCAGGCTCATATCCGCTATTATTTGAAGCGCCTGAGTTCAGGTGAAACTTTTATTGACGGTAATAAAGCTATTTTACAGCATTTACGTGCAGCACAGCCCGCTGTCTACCAAGCTGCTGTAGCCATCATGGACTATATCCGGCAGACTCAGGATATAGTTCAATCTGATGATGAGTTACTTTACCTTATGGTGCATCTCAATAGGTTATACGAGAAAAGCGGCGGGAGAGCAGCCGCCAATCATGATTAAATCATCTTTTTTTAACCGTGTTTTCCTTGGCTGATGACCTGAGAGTAAAACATTAATAGAAATGGAGAAGAAAATGACTGATAATAATAAATTAATGGCTGAAAAAATTCTTGCGGCTGTCGGCGGCAAAGAAAATATCAGCAATGCAACCCATTGTATGACACGTTTGCGGTTGAATTTAAAAGATACATCAATTCCCAAAAAAGATGACTTAATGGCTATTCAAGGTATTATTGCAGTTGTTGAGTCCGGCGGGCAGTATCAGATTGTTATCGGGCAAAATGTTGCTAAAGTTTATCCAGAATTTACCCGGCTAGCAGGCTTGATAGCTGAAAAGCCGATTGATGAAAATTTAGACCAGCCGAAGGAGAAACTGACCTTAAAAAGCATAGGCTCCCGTCTGATGAATTACCTGTCCGGTTCAATGACGCCGCTAATTCCTGCCTTGATCGGGGCGGCCATGTTTAAGACGATTCAGGTCGTTATCGGGCCGGATTTGCTTCACCTGGTTTCTGCCCAAGATGATACTTATCTTTTGTGCGGTTTTGTCTACAGTGCTTTCTTCTATTTTCTGCCTATTTTCTTAGGTTTTACAGCAGCAAGAAAGCTGGGAGCCAGCCAGCTGCTGGGGGCCATGCTGGGGGCTCTCCTTTTAGTTCCTGATTTTACAGCGTTAAATGGACAGACTTTTCATATTTATGGCTTTTTGTCTACCAAAGTTTATGATTATTCACAGTCTATTCTGCCCATTATTTTGACCGTATGGGTGATGACTTATGTTGAACGGTTTTTCAAAAGAATCGTACCGGATGTTTTATCCACTATCTTCGTTCCTTTTTTAACGCTTTTAATCACGGTTCCGATTGAATTAATTGCTTTAGCGCCGCTGGGAAATATCCTTGGTGATTTTATCGGCCGAGGACTGATTGGTTTTGGAGATTTTGGCGGTTTTATTGCGATAGCGCTTGTCGCAGCACTGTGGGAATTCTTAGTCATGACCGGCATGCATCAGGTGTTAATCCTTTTTGCTATTGCAGGTATTGCACAAAATGGCTATGATAACTTTGTTACAGTAGCTGGCTTTGCTGCAACATGGGCAGCTTTTGGCATGGCTTTTGGTGCCTTTATCAAAATTCGCAATAAAGAACAAAAGGCAACGGCCTTCGGGGCTTTTGTATCAGGTATATTAGGCGGGGTGACTGAACCTGCTCTGTATGGTATCGGTATGCGCTATAAACGCCCATTTATTGCTTTAGCTATAGGCGGAGGGCTTGGTGGTCTTTATGCCGGTCTGACCGGTGTTGCCAACTATTTGATGGGGGCGTCTAATTTTCTGTCTGTCCTCGGATTTGTTGGCGGCGGAACAACGAATATCATCAATGGCTGTATCGGATCTTTCATTGCCTTCTCTGCTACAGCCCTGTTAACTTACTTTATCGGTTTTGAAAAAGAGAGTGAAGCTTTGAAAGAAGGGAAATAATGAAAAAAATTCTTTTACGTGCAGATGACCTCGGTTATTCTGAGGCGGTTAATTATGGGATTGAAAAGTCGGTCAAGGAAGGGCTGATTTCGAGCCTTGGTGTTATGGTCAATATGCCGGCCACCCAGCACGGTGTTGATTTAATCAAAGACTGTGATTTGGCACTTGGCGTACATACTAACATTTGTGCAGGTAAGCCTTTAACGAATCCTGAGCTTATTCCAAGTCTGGTTGATGAGAATGGTGCGTTTAAATCATCGAAAGTATACCGTTCTGCTGAGGAAGATTTTGTTGTCTTTGAGGAAGCGGTCTTGGAAATTGAAGCACAGTACCATCGTTTTGTAGAACTTTTCGGCCGGCAGCCGGACTACTTCGAAGGGCATGCGGTAGCTTCAGACAATTTCTTTAAAGGATTGGAGCATGTAGCAGATAAATACCATTTGAAATATTCCGGTTTTTCTATGGGAGGGGCTCCCCTTAAGATAGGCCAGTCACAGGTTCAGTTCAATATGGAATCGATGGCGCCAGATTACAATCCTTTTGATATGCTAAAACGTATGGTGACAAAGGCAGATGAAAAAGTGATCCAGCTGGCTGTTTTTCACCCCGGTTATCTTGATGATGACATTCTAACGCACTCCAGCCTAACCATTCCTCGAACACAAGAAGTTGCTGTGCTAACAAGCCCTGATGTCAAACAATGGCTTAGCCAGCAAGACGTTGAACTGATTGATTATCGAGAGTTATAAAAAGTATCAACAATATTTTAAAAGTGATAATCTGTCTTATTTCTGAAAAATGGGTGTAGGGCTTGCATATCACTTGACTTAAACAGAAAAAGGCAGGGAGTTTCCCTGCCTTTATTGCTGCACCTCGCTTTGCCTCAGCCTTTAAACCATTTTTACAGCTGTTTAATCAAGAGCACCCCAGTTTTCATGCTTACCCTTCAAAGTAAAGCAATTCTTTTGGTGTTTGTGTAAAGACTTCAAAGCCAGATTTTGTGACATGGCCGCAATCTTCAATACGTACCCCAACTTTTCCAGGAATGTAGATACCAGGTTCAACTGAAAAGCACATGCCTTCTTGAATTTCCAACTCATTTCCTTCCATAATGGAAGGAAACTCGTGCACTGCCATACCAAGGCCATGTCCGAGACGGTGGTTGAAGTAGTCACCATAGCCTGCTTTTTTAATAACGTTTCGAGCTGCAGCATCTACTTCAGCAGCAGTGACACCGGGCTTGATAAACTCTTGGGCAGTTAGTTGTGCTTCTAAACAAAGTTTGTAGATGTCTTTTTTGAAATCATCGGGATTGCCGACAGCCACTGTGCGCGTCATGTCACTGGTATAACCCAGTGTTTCGACTCCCAAATCAAAAAGCAAAAGCGCATCGTTCTCAATTTTATTTCTACCAGGGATACCATGTGGGTTGGCGGCATTGTTTCCGGTCAAAACCATTGTGTCAAAACTCATCTTACTAATGCCCTGTTTTTTCATTTCAAATTCAATTGCCGCAACGATATCTGTTTCTGTAGCCTCCAGTGAAATGTGCTCAAAGCCTATTTGAACCGCTTTGTCCGCAAACTGACCGGCTGTCATCATTTTTTCAATCTCATCTTGTAATTTGATGAGACGCATCTTCTGAATCTGAGGTGTCAGGTTTTGAAAATGTCCCTCAAAGACTGTTTGCAGGCCTTGGAATTTTGTCACATTAAGATGATCAAATTCGGCCAGAACAATTTGTCCAGCTGTTGAGGGCAAAGCATTTTTCAGTATCTGCCAAGGATTTTCAGAATCATCATACCCGATAACTGTAACATCTGAAATCTGACTGGCGCGTACAGTTTCAAGAGCCGGCAGGAAAAGAACCGGCTGCCGGTCACTGTATACAAAGAGAAACATTTGCCGTTCGTGCGGATCGCAGTAAAAACCTGTTAAATAATTGACGGTTACAGGATCAGACAAGACGGCAATATCAGCCTTTTTGTCATGGAGATAAGAACGGATTTGATCTAATTTTGTCATTAAAGTAACCTTCTTCTGATAGAATAAACGGAGAAGATAAGCTGCTGCAAAGAGTTATCTTTTTATCTATTTTTTCAAAAAAGAAAGGAAAAATCAAGTGTATTTAAAATGCTTTTTTGAAAACTTTTTCAAAAAAGGTTATTAGAGCTTGAAAGTGTTTCCAAAAGGTGTTAAAATAACATTGAAAGCGTCATTTTCAAATAGAAAGGAAGAAGTCTAATGAACACAGATGATACAATCACAATTTACGATGTTGCACGAGAAGCCGGTGTTTCAATGGCTACAGTCAGCCGTGTTGTTAATGGGAATAAGAATGTCAAAGAAAATACCCGAAAAAAAGTCCTCGAAGTTATTGACCGTCTGGATTATCGTCCTAATGCCGTTGCCCGCGGTTTGGCCAGTAAGAAGACGACAACTGTCGGTGTTGTGATTCCTAATATTGCTAATAATTATTTTTCCATTCTTGCTAAAGGGATTGACGATATTGCAGCTATGTACAAATATAATATCGTTTTAGCTTCAAGTGACGAAGACGACGATAAAGAAGTGAATGTGGTCAATACACTGTTTGCTAAACAGGTAGACGGCATTATTTTTATGGGACACCATTTGACAGAAAAAATTCGGGCAGAATTTTCTCGTTCACGGACACCGATTGTCCTTGCGGGCACTGTTGACTTGGAACACCAGCTGCCTAGTGTCAATATCGATTACAAACAGGCCGCAACTGATCTTGTCGATATCTTGGCCAAGAGGCACAGCAACATTGCTTTTGTTTCCGGACCTTTGATTGATGATATCAATGGAAAAGTCCGTTTGGCTGGTTATAGAGAAGGGCTTAAGAAAAATCAACTGGACTTCAAAGAAGGTTTGGTTTTTGAAGCTAAGTATAATTATAAAGAGGGTTACGACCTGGCTCAGCGTGTTATCAATTCCGGAGCTACCGCTGCAATAGTGGCTGAAGATGAATTGGCTGCCGGTCTTTTGAACGGTCTGTTTGCTGCTGGGCGAAAGGTACCGGAAGATTTTGAAATCATGACCAGCAATGATTCGCCGATCACCCAGTATACTCGACCTAACCTCAGCTCAATCAGCCAGCCGGTTTATGACTTAGGTGCTGTCAGTATGAGAATGCTGACCAAAATCATGAATAAGGAAGAACTGGAAGAAAAAGAAATTTTACTCAATCATGGCATAACTGAACGAGGGACAACCCGGTAAGTGCAGCATATTTCTGTTTGTCAGCTGAATTCAGGCATCAAGTGGGTTAAACCTGCACTGAGCAACTCATTAAAGAAAGAGCAGATGACTTAAATGGTAAATGAAACGATGATGCAGGCTTTTGAGTGGTATCTGCCTGCAGATGGGGGACATTGGCGCCGTCTGCAGGAGGACTTGCCTCTTTTTCAAAAATTAGGACTGACTAAAATCTGGCTGCCGCCGGCTTTTAAGGGGACAAGTGCAGATGATGTCGGTTATGGTGTCTATGACTTATTTGATCTGGGAGAATTTGATCAAAACGGTACTGTCAGGACAAAATACGGCAGTAAAGAAGATTATCTGGCTCTTGTTGAGTCTTTGAAACAAGCTGGCATTATGCCGATTGCTGATATTGTGCTGAATCATAAGGCCAATGGAGACAAGAAGGAGCGGTTTTCCGTCCTCAGGATGGATCCGGACAACCGTCAGAACCCGCTGTCTCAACCCTTTGAAATTGAAGCCTGGACTGAGTTTACCTTTCCCGGACGGCACGGCACTTATAATGATTTCAATTGGCATTGGTACCATTTTACAGGGGTAGATTATGACGCCCTGCATGATGAAACAGGGATCTATCTTATCTTGGGAGATAACAAAGGCTGGGCGGATCAAAGCCGTATCGATAATGAAAATGGCAATTTTGATTATCTGATGTATGATGACCTTGATTTTAAACATCCAGAAGTGGTTAATCATCTGAAAGACTGGGCGGGCTGGTTTTTAACAGCAACTCAGATAGGAGGTTTCCGGCTGGATGCGGTTAAGCATATTGACTCGGAGTTCATGGCTGATTTTATTCAATATATCCGCACGTCTATCAATCCTGATCTTTATGTTTTTGGGGAGTATTGGAAAAATGATGCGGGTATGACGCAGGACTATCTTGAACAGGTGGGAGAAACATTCAGTTTGGTCGATGTCGTCCTGCATATGAATTTTTATGAAGCCGGGCAAAAAGGCAGCCAGTTTAATCTTTCTGCAGTTCTTGATGGCAGCCTGATGCAGGCAAATCCTGATTTAGCGGTTACTTTTGTGGATAATCACGATTCACAGCGAGGACAGGCTTTAGAGTCAACGGTAGAGGAATGGTTCAAGCCTCTGGCTTATGCGCTGATTCTTTTGCGCCAGCAAGGTCTGCCTTGTATTTTTTACGGTGATTATTTCGGTATTTCAGGAGATTTTGCCCAGCAGGATTTTCGCCAGCTTCTGGATAAGTTAACGTTTTTACGGCAGTATTATGTCTACGGTGAGCAGGTGGATTATTTCGATCATCCTAACTGTATTGCCTGGACCTGTTTAGGCAGTGAAGAGCATCCGCACGGTTTGGCTGTTTTACTCAGTAACAGTGACAAGGGATGGAAGAACGTTAATATGGGAACGTTCAATCAAGGCAAAGTCTTTATTGACTATTTGGGGAACTGCCCTGATGAGGTGGTAATCGGTCAGGACGGTTGGGCCGAATTTCCAGTCGAAGCAGGTTCTGTTTCTGCTTGGCTAGATAAAGACAGCCTGATAAACTGAACACGCTCTAAAATCCTAGTGAAAAAGATGGCTGACATCGTGATGCTTAGGCATCACTTGCCCTCCCCTATTTTCATACGGATTTTTTCACGGGTTTTGTATCTTGATGAACTGAACACGCCCTAAGAGCTGTGCAAAAAAGATAAATTTCCTATTTTTGCTTTGCTCTTTTCACGGGCTTTGTATCTTGATGAACTGAACACGCCCTAAGAGCTGTGCAAAAAAGATAAAATTTCCTAGAGTCTTAGTGACTCTTCGTCAATTTTCCTATTTTTGCTTTGCTCTTTTAACGGGCTTTGTATCTTGTTATCGGCCTTAGGGCTGATTTTTTTGTTCTCTTGCTGAAAATTTATGAAAAATGAGATATAATAAGGATTATGAAGGTTTTACTGTATCTAGAGGCTGAGAATTATTTGCGAAAATCAGGTATCGGCCGAGCAATTAAGCATCAAAAGCGGGCTCTTGACTTAGTCGGTCAGGCTTACACAACGGATCCTGATGAAGACTACGATCTGGTTCATATTAATACTTACGGATTTAAGAGCTGGCGTCTAATGAGTAAGGCCCAAAAAGCTGGTAAAAAGGTCATTATGCATGGGCATTCAACTGAAGAAGATTTTCGTGATTCTTTTATTGGTTCCAATTTGCTGGCCCCTTTATTTAGAAGGCATCTCTGCCATTTTTACCGTAAGGCAGATGCAATTATTACTCCTACAGTTTATTCAAAGGCTTTAATAGAGGGCTACGGCATCAATAAGCCCATTTATGCTGTTTCTAATGGTATTGACCTGTCACGCTACACAAAGGATAAGGAAAAAGAAAAAGCCTTTAGAGATTATTTTGGTTTATCAGCCGATCAGAAGGTTGTGATGTGTGCAGGGCTTTATTTTATCCGCAAGGGAATAGATGAATTTGTTCAGGTCGCCGAAGCGATGCCGGATGTCCGTTTTATTTGGTTCGGTGAGACAAATAAGCTGGTTATTCCGCAGCGGGTTCGCCGGATTGTTGCCAAAAAACATCCTGATAATGTGACTTTTGCCGGCTATATTAAAGGGGATGTTTTTGAAGGGGCAATGAGCGGAAGCGATGCCTTCTTTTTCCCCAGCCGTGAAGAAACTGAAGGGATTGTTGTCCTTGAAGCTTTAGCCAGCCGCCAGCAGCTGGTTTTGCGCGATATTCCTGTTTATCAGGGCTGGCTGGATAAGAGTGAAGCGGAGTTTGCCAGCGATGTTTCTGGTTTTGTAGCTGCCCTGCGGTTTGTTTTAGGCGGCAGCAATGACAAGCCCCAAAAAGGGTATGCAGTTGCCGAGAGCCGCAGTTTGGACAGGGTAGGCCGGCAGCTTGTTGAAGTTTATGAAAAAGTAATGGAGTTATAAGATGCGAATAGGTCTTTTTACGGATACGTATTTTCCGCAGGTTTCAGGTGTGGCAACCAGTATCCGGACGCTAAAAGAAGAGTTGGAAAAAGAAGGGCATGAGGTTTATATTTTTACTTCGACGGACCGGAATGTGAAACGTTTTGAGGATCCGACTATTATCCGTCTGCCGAGTGTTCCTTTTATTTCCTTTACGGATCGCCGTATTGTCTATAGGGGGCTAATTTCTTCCTACAAAATCGCTAAAGCCTATCAGCTGGACTTGATTCACACTCAGACAGAGTTTAGTTTAGGTTTGCTGGGGAAGCTGGTTGCTGCTGCTCTGCATATCCCTGTGATCCATACCTACCATACCCAGTATGAGGATTATGTCGGTTATATTGCTAAAGGCCGATTGGTTAAGCCAGGTATGGTCAAGTATATTGTCCGCGGTTACCTGAGTGATTTAGATGGCGTTATTTGTCCATCACGAATTGTTTACAATCTCTTAGAAAGTTATAATGTAAAAATTCCTAAGCGGATTATTCCTACTGGTATCAATGTTGAAGAGTATAGGCGGGCAGACATTACATACAGCCAAATCGCTGCTCTGCGGGAAGAATTAGGCATTTCTAAGGATGAGACCATGCTTCTCAGTCTGTCCCGGGTGTCTTATGAAAAGAATATTCAGGCTGTTTTGCAGCAGTTCCCCGCTATTCTGGCGGTTAATCCCCGAGTGAAATTAGTCATTGTAGGCGACGGTCCCTACTTAGAGAAATTACAAGATTTAGCAGAAGAACTGCAGCTTGGACAGTCTGTTCTTTTTACAGGAATGATTTCCCATGATCAGGTAGCGCTCTATTATAAAGCAGCAGATTTTTTTATCAGTGCCTCTACCAGCGAAACACAAGGGTTGACTTATGTGGAAAGTTTAGCCAGCGGCCGGCCGGTGATTGCGCATGGCAACCCTTATCTTGATGATTTGATTACGGATAAAATGTTTGGAACGTTGTTTTATAAAGAGGAAGATTTGGCTGATGCTGTCATCGATGCTATTGTCAGTACACCAGCGATGACTGAAAAAGCCTATGAAGCTAAGATGTATGAGCTTTCAGCCCAGCATTTTGCTAAGTCTGTTTATGCTTTTTACTTGGATGTTCTAATTTCTGAAAAGTTTAAAAAACAAGAGAAGTTTTCCTTAACTGTAAAGAGTGAGCAGAGACCGGCGTCCAGCCGTACTTTCCGTTTGGCTAAGCGTGCTATCAGCCTGCCCAGCAAGGCTGTTAGAGTGACGGCCAAAACATCTGTCAAGGTGGTTAAAGCGCCGGGGAAACTTGTCAGCTCCATTCGGGATTTTTTGAATTAGAGACTTGAAAATTTTAGAAATCATGCTATAATAACAGACGAAGACATGTTAGGCAGTTTATACTCTTTAGAAGTTTGGCAGCGAGCGCTTGATGGTGGAAGAAGTGCAAAGAGTGCTATCTAATACTCCTTCCTTAGTTTTTATGCAAACATAAAAGGGTGGCCACCTTAGAGCCTTAATGAGGTCTGCAGTCTGTTTGTGCTTTTGTAAAAGCTATGCTGAACTGTTAGATAAATAAAGGTGGAACCACGTTGCGACGTCCTTTGCGGGCGCCGTTTTTTTATTTGAGGTGGCAGTACCCTGTTGGAGAAGCTTACCGTCAGTAAAAAACAGCAATATGGTTCAAATTGCTCAGCAGAAGAACTATTGGTCATGATAGGTGATGTTGGTAATGTTATACGTTTAGTTAATGATTAAAAAAGATTTTTATGACGAAAGTCCGTATCAGCTTGATTTAGGCTGACCGGTCTTATCTGGTGGTGTTAGAATGCTTTCAGCAGCTGAGTAATAGTCTCTAAGAAGCTCTTGAGTTGTTCCTGTCTGACAAAGAACAATCGCTGAAAATTAATGATAATAATTGAACACGGCCTAAACGCTGCGGGAAAAAGATAGCCTGACCTCGAATCTTTTTGGATTCATCGGTCAGTCTCCTACTTTCCTTTTGCGTTCTTAACGGCCTTTGTATCTTGGTTTAATTGAACACGGCCTAAGAGATGAGGGAAAAAGCATGGTCAAATATAGAACTGATTTCACAGTTAGCCAGCCGTAAACGTCTGAAGGCTTTGCAGTCTTCACAGCCTGCCGCACCCTTCTAGTCGTTCTGGCAGAGGTGCGCAGACGAAATCACAGATTTCTGGCTTACCGTCAGCCGTAAACGTCTGAAGGCTTTGCAGTCTTCACAGCCTGCCGCACCCTTCTAGTCGTTCTGGCAGAGGTGCGCAGACGAAATCACAGATTTCTGGCTTACCGTCAGCCGTAAACGTCTGAAAGCTTTGCAGTCTTCACAGCCGACCGCAGCTTTCTAGTCGTTCTGGCAGAGGTGCGCCTACGAAATCACAGATTTCTGGCTTACCGTCATTTTTGCTTTGCTCTTTAAACGGGCTTTGTATCTTGTTGGAATCGAACACGCCCTAAGAGCTGTGCAAAAAAGATAAATTTCCTTGTTTCTAAAGAAACATCGTCAATTTCCTATTTTTGCTTTGCTCTTTAAACGGGCTTTGTATCTTTATATAAGGAGAATAATATGGTTAAAATCACTTTTCCTGACGGCGCTGTCCGCGAATTTGAATCTGGTGTTACAACTTTTGAAATTGCTCAAAGTATCAGTAATTCACT
It includes:
- a CDS encoding ChbG/HpnK family deacetylase, with the protein product MKKILLRADDLGYSEAVNYGIEKSVKEGLISSLGVMVNMPATQHGVDLIKDCDLALGVHTNICAGKPLTNPELIPSLVDENGAFKSSKVYRSAEEDFVVFEEAVLEIEAQYHRFVELFGRQPDYFEGHAVASDNFFKGLEHVADKYHLKYSGFSMGGAPLKIGQSQVQFNMESMAPDYNPFDMLKRMVTKADEKVIQLAVFHPGYLDDDILTHSSLTIPRTQEVAVLTSPDVKQWLSQQDVELIDYREL
- a CDS encoding glycosyltransferase family 4 protein, with product MRIGLFTDTYFPQVSGVATSIRTLKEELEKEGHEVYIFTSTDRNVKRFEDPTIIRLPSVPFISFTDRRIVYRGLISSYKIAKAYQLDLIHTQTEFSLGLLGKLVAAALHIPVIHTYHTQYEDYVGYIAKGRLVKPGMVKYIVRGYLSDLDGVICPSRIVYNLLESYNVKIPKRIIPTGINVEEYRRADITYSQIAALREELGISKDETMLLSLSRVSYEKNIQAVLQQFPAILAVNPRVKLVIVGDGPYLEKLQDLAEELQLGQSVLFTGMISHDQVALYYKAADFFISASTSETQGLTYVESLASGRPVIAHGNPYLDDLITDKMFGTLFYKEEDLADAVIDAIVSTPAMTEKAYEAKMYELSAQHFAKSVYAFYLDVLISEKFKKQEKFSLTVKSEQRPASSRTFRLAKRAISLPSKAVRVTAKTSVKVVKAPGKLVSSIRDFLN
- a CDS encoding PRD domain-containing protein, producing MKVIKKINNNVAACVDDNGKDLIAFGRGIGFPRTPYQLNDLSKIDMTFYKLDPHFQILLDEIPEDLMLLSVEIVQKAQKKLAGRLSPTLVFSLADHIQFAVKRLKEFKEMKILFSQDIAQLYPKETKLAEEALSIINASLNLTLPHSEVTNIAMHFINSRTDVTIDEEAQAVEERIEIITQLIEQQLNIVIDRDEFNYQRFQAHIRYYLKRLSSGETFIDGNKAILQHLRAAQPAVYQAAVAIMDYIRQTQDIVQSDDELLYLMVHLNRLYEKSGGRAAANHD
- a CDS encoding alpha-amylase, yielding MVNETMMQAFEWYLPADGGHWRRLQEDLPLFQKLGLTKIWLPPAFKGTSADDVGYGVYDLFDLGEFDQNGTVRTKYGSKEDYLALVESLKQAGIMPIADIVLNHKANGDKKERFSVLRMDPDNRQNPLSQPFEIEAWTEFTFPGRHGTYNDFNWHWYHFTGVDYDALHDETGIYLILGDNKGWADQSRIDNENGNFDYLMYDDLDFKHPEVVNHLKDWAGWFLTATQIGGFRLDAVKHIDSEFMADFIQYIRTSINPDLYVFGEYWKNDAGMTQDYLEQVGETFSLVDVVLHMNFYEAGQKGSQFNLSAVLDGSLMQANPDLAVTFVDNHDSQRGQALESTVEEWFKPLAYALILLRQQGLPCIFYGDYFGISGDFAQQDFRQLLDKLTFLRQYYVYGEQVDYFDHPNCIAWTCLGSEEHPHGLAVLLSNSDKGWKNVNMGTFNQGKVFIDYLGNCPDEVVIGQDGWAEFPVEAGSVSAWLDKDSLIN
- a CDS encoding glycosyltransferase family 4 protein, yielding MKVLLYLEAENYLRKSGIGRAIKHQKRALDLVGQAYTTDPDEDYDLVHINTYGFKSWRLMSKAQKAGKKVIMHGHSTEEDFRDSFIGSNLLAPLFRRHLCHFYRKADAIITPTVYSKALIEGYGINKPIYAVSNGIDLSRYTKDKEKEKAFRDYFGLSADQKVVMCAGLYFIRKGIDEFVQVAEAMPDVRFIWFGETNKLVIPQRVRRIVAKKHPDNVTFAGYIKGDVFEGAMSGSDAFFFPSREETEGIVVLEALASRQQLVLRDIPVYQGWLDKSEAEFASDVSGFVAALRFVLGGSNDKPQKGYAVAESRSLDRVGRQLVEVYEKVMEL
- the ccpA gene encoding catabolite control protein A: MNTDDTITIYDVAREAGVSMATVSRVVNGNKNVKENTRKKVLEVIDRLDYRPNAVARGLASKKTTTVGVVIPNIANNYFSILAKGIDDIAAMYKYNIVLASSDEDDDKEVNVVNTLFAKQVDGIIFMGHHLTEKIRAEFSRSRTPIVLAGTVDLEHQLPSVNIDYKQAATDLVDILAKRHSNIAFVSGPLIDDINGKVRLAGYREGLKKNQLDFKEGLVFEAKYNYKEGYDLAQRVINSGATAAIVAEDELAAGLLNGLFAAGRKVPEDFEIMTSNDSPITQYTRPNLSSISQPVYDLGAVSMRMLTKIMNKEELEEKEILLNHGITERGTTR
- a CDS encoding M24 family metallopeptidase — its product is MTKLDQIRSYLHDKKADIAVLSDPVTVNYLTGFYCDPHERQMFLFVYSDRQPVLFLPALETVRASQISDVTVIGYDDSENPWQILKNALPSTAGQIVLAEFDHLNVTKFQGLQTVFEGHFQNLTPQIQKMRLIKLQDEIEKMMTAGQFADKAVQIGFEHISLEATETDIVAAIEFEMKKQGISKMSFDTMVLTGNNAANPHGIPGRNKIENDALLLFDLGVETLGYTSDMTRTVAVGNPDDFKKDIYKLCLEAQLTAQEFIKPGVTAAEVDAAARNVIKKAGYGDYFNHRLGHGLGMAVHEFPSIMEGNELEIQEGMCFSVEPGIYIPGKVGVRIEDCGHVTKSGFEVFTQTPKELLYFEG
- a CDS encoding PTS transporter subunit EIIC; the protein is MTDNNKLMAEKILAAVGGKENISNATHCMTRLRLNLKDTSIPKKDDLMAIQGIIAVVESGGQYQIVIGQNVAKVYPEFTRLAGLIAEKPIDENLDQPKEKLTLKSIGSRLMNYLSGSMTPLIPALIGAAMFKTIQVVIGPDLLHLVSAQDDTYLLCGFVYSAFFYFLPIFLGFTAARKLGASQLLGAMLGALLLVPDFTALNGQTFHIYGFLSTKVYDYSQSILPIILTVWVMTYVERFFKRIVPDVLSTIFVPFLTLLITVPIELIALAPLGNILGDFIGRGLIGFGDFGGFIAIALVAALWEFLVMTGMHQVLILFAIAGIAQNGYDNFVTVAGFAATWAAFGMAFGAFIKIRNKEQKATAFGAFVSGILGGVTEPALYGIGMRYKRPFIALAIGGGLGGLYAGLTGVANYLMGASNFLSVLGFVGGGTTNIINGCIGSFIAFSATALLTYFIGFEKESEALKEGK